In a single window of the Subtercola sp. PAMC28395 genome:
- a CDS encoding PadR family transcriptional regulator, with protein sequence MGNQKTEMLKGTLQGIVLALLATRPAYGYEITARLRDEGFSDIAEGTIYALLLRIEQRGFVDVEKMPSEKGPPRKVYSLNAEGEANLDEFWASWRFLTERLERLRADRPRSEDLRQEGN encoded by the coding sequence ATGGGCAACCAGAAGACCGAGATGCTCAAAGGAACCCTTCAGGGGATTGTGCTCGCCCTGCTGGCGACGAGGCCGGCCTACGGGTACGAGATTACGGCGCGGCTTCGCGACGAAGGATTCTCCGACATCGCGGAAGGCACGATCTACGCTCTTCTGCTGAGGATCGAACAGCGCGGGTTCGTCGACGTTGAGAAGATGCCTTCTGAAAAGGGGCCGCCCCGCAAGGTGTACTCCCTGAACGCTGAGGGTGAAGCAAACCTCGACGAGTTCTGGGCGAGCTGGCGCTTTCTCACGGAACGACTCGAGCGTCTCCGCGCGGATCGCCCGCGCAGTGAAGATCTACGACAGGAAGGAAACTGA
- a CDS encoding ABC-F family ATP-binding cassette domain-containing protein has protein sequence MSLVRLNDVSVSFERTPVLREAFFRLEPRDRVGMIGRNGSGKSTLLKLILEQVSPDSGTVTLEPGLRLGYFSQFSELDGEQSITEVLEGLFTGIHAIEAELAEIDAAVALDSSASPALDALIERQAALFEEMERLDGWDYQRHIDRALSTLGFDEAHRSCPIDDLSGGWRNRAALAKIVLEKPDVLLLDEPTNFLDVAGVEWLESWFRDFRGAAIVVSHDRTFLDSVVTRIIELENFHLHEYPGNFDEYVIQKQFRLKTLEQQFVHESELLAFESEGISDRREAAKNASRSLGKQLSTIKKARTPRPVDQIITEIYGGLHVKDVLCRVESLNKSYGDKVLFDGLTLEIRRGNRIVVLGSNGSGKSTLLRVLIGEERADAGTVDWPKGVAVVSYNRMLAELDDTDTVTHAVNALPDSLALTATRKSVGRFLSMFQFSEADLKQRIGNLSGGQRARVAMAQCLLSGASVLLLDEPTNHLDLASTQVMERAIQHFPGAVVVVSHDRFFTEKIANRYLVFGTDPAVPGEIELRVA, from the coding sequence ATGAGTCTCGTACGGCTGAACGACGTCAGCGTGAGCTTCGAGCGCACACCCGTGCTCCGCGAGGCGTTCTTCCGCCTCGAACCGCGCGACAGGGTCGGGATGATCGGCCGCAACGGTTCGGGTAAGTCGACGCTGCTCAAACTCATCCTCGAGCAGGTGTCACCTGACTCCGGTACCGTCACGCTCGAACCGGGTCTCAGACTCGGTTACTTCTCCCAGTTCTCCGAACTCGACGGCGAGCAGTCGATCACGGAGGTCCTCGAGGGGCTCTTCACGGGCATCCATGCAATCGAGGCAGAGCTTGCAGAAATCGATGCCGCAGTCGCACTCGACTCGTCGGCGAGCCCGGCGCTCGACGCGCTCATCGAACGCCAGGCGGCGCTCTTCGAGGAGATGGAGCGACTGGATGGCTGGGACTACCAGCGGCACATCGACAGGGCTCTCTCGACGCTGGGTTTCGACGAGGCGCACCGAAGCTGCCCCATCGACGACCTCTCTGGCGGCTGGCGCAACCGGGCTGCGCTGGCGAAGATCGTACTCGAGAAGCCCGACGTACTGCTGCTCGACGAGCCCACGAACTTTCTCGACGTGGCCGGGGTTGAATGGCTCGAAAGTTGGTTCCGCGACTTCCGCGGCGCGGCCATCGTCGTCTCGCACGATCGAACGTTCCTCGACTCGGTCGTCACCCGCATCATCGAGCTCGAGAACTTCCACCTGCACGAGTACCCGGGCAACTTCGACGAGTACGTCATCCAGAAGCAATTCAGGCTGAAGACTCTCGAGCAGCAGTTCGTGCACGAGTCGGAACTGCTCGCATTCGAGTCAGAGGGCATCTCCGACCGGCGGGAGGCCGCGAAGAACGCCAGCCGCAGCCTCGGCAAGCAGCTCTCGACCATCAAGAAGGCCCGCACGCCCCGGCCCGTCGACCAGATCATCACCGAGATCTACGGTGGCCTGCACGTGAAAGACGTGTTGTGCCGTGTCGAATCGCTCAACAAGTCCTACGGCGACAAGGTGCTCTTCGACGGCCTCACGCTCGAGATCCGCCGCGGCAACCGCATCGTCGTGCTGGGCTCAAACGGCAGCGGCAAGAGTACCCTGCTGCGCGTGCTCATCGGCGAAGAGCGTGCCGATGCGGGAACGGTCGACTGGCCCAAGGGCGTGGCCGTCGTCTCTTACAACCGGATGCTCGCCGAACTCGACGACACCGACACCGTCACCCATGCGGTCAATGCATTGCCCGACAGCCTCGCGCTCACCGCCACGCGAAAGTCGGTCGGCCGCTTCCTGTCGATGTTCCAGTTTTCGGAGGCCGACCTCAAGCAGCGCATCGGAAACCTCTCCGGTGGCCAGCGCGCCCGCGTCGCCATGGCCCAGTGCCTCCTCTCGGGTGCATCAGTTCTGCTGCTCGACGAGCCAACGAACCACCTCGACCTCGCAAGCACCCAGGTGATGGAGCGCGCGATCCAGCACTTTCCGGGCGCCGTCGTCGTGGTCAGCCACGACCGGTTCTTCACCGAGAAGATCGCGAACCGCTACCTGGTGTTCGGCACAGACCCCGCGGTTCCCGGTGAGATCGAGCTGCGTGTCGCCTGA
- a CDS encoding TetR family transcriptional regulator → MSELSARREQLRGRDTRERVLLAAAAEFTEFGVAGARINRIAELARASKERIYAWFGDKDQLFDQVMQQALDDLSTVVPIDTDLVGYTVRLHDYFAENPGSQRVAVWAWIHDSGHPDDVSARRIETYQHKLDVIRQSQSLGLADPDWNPAVLLGLLLSTATSWLMAPAEIHAITQGGDDPAARRAEVERAAARLVLPR, encoded by the coding sequence ATGAGCGAACTCTCAGCACGCCGTGAACAGCTTCGGGGCCGTGACACCCGGGAGCGCGTTCTTCTCGCCGCCGCCGCGGAGTTCACGGAGTTCGGCGTCGCCGGCGCCCGAATCAACCGGATCGCCGAACTCGCGCGCGCCAGCAAAGAACGCATCTACGCATGGTTCGGCGACAAGGACCAGCTGTTCGACCAGGTCATGCAGCAGGCTCTGGATGACCTGTCGACAGTCGTTCCGATCGACACCGACCTCGTGGGCTACACGGTTCGCCTGCACGACTATTTTGCCGAGAATCCGGGGTCTCAACGCGTCGCCGTGTGGGCGTGGATTCACGATTCAGGACACCCCGACGACGTCTCGGCCCGCCGCATCGAGACCTACCAGCACAAGCTCGATGTGATCAGGCAGTCACAGTCGCTCGGGCTCGCCGACCCTGACTGGAACCCTGCCGTGCTGCTCGGACTGTTGCTCAGCACCGCCACCTCGTGGCTGATGGCCCCCGCCGAGATCCACGCCATCACGCAGGGGGGCGACGACCCCGCAGCACGCCGCGCCGAGGTCGAACGCGCCGCCGCCAGGCTTGTACTGCCGCGCTAG
- a CDS encoding VOC family protein: protein MTLSWEELIVDCRDFSALSKWWAVALGWNVVDEDEDGVELQNPDGSKPTLLFLNVPEAKTVKNRLHLDFVPDDQTAEVERLIALGATRLDIGQGERSWVVLADPEGNEFCVLSARPSGVEAD from the coding sequence ATGACACTTTCATGGGAAGAACTGATCGTCGACTGTCGCGACTTTTCGGCGCTGTCGAAATGGTGGGCCGTGGCGCTCGGCTGGAATGTCGTCGATGAAGACGAAGATGGGGTCGAACTGCAGAACCCCGACGGCTCGAAGCCGACTCTCTTGTTCCTGAACGTTCCCGAGGCGAAGACAGTCAAGAACCGCCTTCACCTCGACTTCGTGCCCGACGACCAGACTGCAGAGGTCGAGCGTCTCATTGCCCTGGGAGCAACGCGGCTCGACATCGGCCAGGGTGAGCGGAGCTGGGTCGTTCTGGCCGACCCAGAGGGCAATGAGTTCTGCGTGCTCTCCGCCCGCCCGAGTGGTGTTGAGGCCGACTAG
- a CDS encoding DUF1048 domain-containing protein, with protein MWIDKLIGDLADKKSYLEYKARVKRLPAGYRDAARALERYLMYMGPSDDGKALVAMLDDLAELFERAVADETPIRSLLGDDPSEFAETFLENYAGGSWIRKERARLAESIDRAVAEQLS; from the coding sequence ATGTGGATCGACAAGCTCATCGGCGATCTCGCCGACAAGAAGAGCTATCTGGAGTACAAGGCGCGCGTCAAGCGGCTGCCCGCCGGGTACCGTGACGCGGCCAGGGCGCTCGAACGGTACCTGATGTACATGGGCCCGAGCGACGACGGCAAGGCCCTTGTAGCGATGCTCGACGATCTGGCGGAGCTCTTCGAGCGGGCCGTTGCCGACGAAACGCCCATTCGCTCGCTCCTCGGCGACGACCCCTCTGAATTCGCCGAGACGTTTCTCGAGAACTACGCCGGAGGCAGCTGGATCCGCAAGGAACGGGCGCGGCTGGCTGAGTCCATCGACCGCGCGGTCGCCGAGCAGCTCAGCTGA
- a CDS encoding phage tail protein has product MPYVVDFQNVSTVGLESSPFAETLAGLRANEARYYKNKYDHVFTVTSVDEDPATLEWISGILKDERDIVISSRPLEVTSFEVEGTRMAYGFYESGLSINVMYGIEDGGKRAVGFKLSDGMEIPEELESRFKFARQKSKLAGVIRGSYFVIKGEH; this is encoded by the coding sequence ATGCCGTACGTCGTCGATTTTCAGAATGTCTCAACCGTCGGTCTGGAGTCATCTCCCTTCGCGGAGACACTGGCCGGCCTCCGGGCAAATGAGGCACGGTACTACAAGAACAAGTACGACCATGTGTTCACCGTGACCTCGGTGGACGAAGATCCTGCGACGCTCGAGTGGATCAGCGGCATCCTCAAGGACGAGCGCGACATCGTGATCTCGTCCCGCCCGCTCGAGGTGACGTCCTTCGAAGTGGAGGGCACGAGGATGGCCTACGGGTTCTACGAATCGGGGCTGTCGATCAACGTGATGTACGGCATCGAAGACGGCGGCAAGCGGGCTGTCGGATTCAAGCTCTCAGATGGCATGGAGATCCCCGAGGAATTGGAGTCCCGCTTCAAGTTCGCCCGCCAGAAGTCGAAGCTCGCTGGCGTGATCCGCGGCTCGTATTTTGTGATCAAGGGCGAGCACTGA